A DNA window from Streptomyces sp. B21-083 contains the following coding sequences:
- a CDS encoding cytochrome P450: MTAIDLDDWTSAPFIDDPYEHFGRLRETDPVHWNPLTRAWIVTRHSDVTALLRQPQRFSSAESLPGPAEYVPPIRKEDWGLVNYLNAWDVSLIKQDRPEHRLMRDAVHRWFTPRAVEKWRAQLREQAGELIRRRLAAGELDVKNDFAVSLPLQTIGLMLDVPASDTARLQQLSAARMGLLGIAPDRARRAASAHFELEDYFAPLIEARRGNGSEDDLISLLAAGEVRGDYDRIQCLATVVLLLIAGHETTQNLISNGIHAFARHPEQWQLLCDDPEKYVSSAVEECLRFEPSVKALGRVCAEDLELGDRTLKAGDHISWVISSANRDPRVFDRADEFDITRSPNPHVAFGGGIHHCLGSSLARVEAQEAFLALAEVVPRLQLKEETVEYVPSPMMRELRALHLVPG, encoded by the coding sequence ATGACAGCTATCGATCTGGACGACTGGACCTCGGCGCCTTTCATCGACGACCCCTACGAGCACTTCGGCCGGCTGCGCGAGACGGACCCCGTGCACTGGAACCCTCTGACGAGGGCGTGGATCGTCACGCGGCACAGCGATGTCACCGCACTGCTCCGCCAACCACAGCGCTTCTCCTCGGCCGAGTCGCTCCCCGGCCCCGCGGAGTACGTTCCGCCGATCCGGAAGGAGGACTGGGGGCTGGTCAACTACCTGAACGCGTGGGACGTGTCGCTCATCAAACAGGACCGGCCGGAGCACCGGCTGATGAGGGACGCCGTCCACCGCTGGTTCACGCCGCGGGCCGTGGAGAAATGGCGCGCCCAACTGCGCGAGCAGGCAGGTGAGCTGATCCGGCGACGGCTGGCTGCGGGGGAACTCGATGTGAAGAACGACTTCGCCGTCTCGCTGCCGCTGCAGACCATCGGCCTGATGCTGGACGTGCCCGCCTCCGACACCGCCCGGCTCCAGCAGCTGTCGGCCGCGCGCATGGGCCTGCTGGGCATCGCCCCCGATCGGGCACGCCGCGCCGCCAGCGCCCACTTCGAACTCGAGGACTACTTCGCGCCGTTGATCGAGGCCCGGCGTGGCAACGGTTCGGAGGACGACCTGATCTCGCTGCTCGCGGCGGGGGAGGTGCGCGGGGACTATGACCGCATCCAGTGCCTCGCCACGGTCGTACTGCTGCTCATCGCCGGGCACGAGACGACACAGAACCTGATCAGCAACGGCATCCACGCCTTCGCCCGCCACCCCGAGCAGTGGCAGCTGCTGTGCGACGACCCCGAGAAATACGTGTCGTCGGCCGTCGAGGAGTGCCTGAGGTTCGAGCCGTCGGTCAAGGCGCTGGGACGGGTCTGCGCCGAGGACCTGGAGCTCGGGGACAGGACGCTCAAGGCCGGCGACCATATCTCCTGGGTGATCTCCTCGGCGAACCGCGATCCCCGCGTGTTCGACCGCGCCGACGAGTTCGACATCACCCGATCCCCGAACCCGCATGTGGCCTTCGGCGGCGGCATCCACCACTGCTTGGGCTCCTCGCTGGCCCGCGTCGAGGCCCAGGAGGC
- a CDS encoding VOC family protein, producing the protein MPDIQPKITKSHRTKKPLIDIGMISHGTLTVIDIQESRRFYEEVLGFEVIQHAPVGLLIRKGTDHVYVVVEEGQESPMRLLDHNGLDVQSNEAVNDAHAKLTEVKDQYGLKRITKPQEQHGAYSFYFEDLNSCWWEILAGREHGYSFAYADPHRDMTAKDDIDPDLMDHAFDDNFIGDLTAKRAQTDNT; encoded by the coding sequence ATGCCCGACATCCAGCCGAAGATCACCAAGAGCCACCGCACCAAGAAACCCCTCATCGACATCGGGATGATCTCCCACGGCACCCTCACCGTCATCGACATCCAGGAATCACGCCGCTTCTACGAAGAGGTCCTCGGCTTCGAAGTCATCCAGCACGCCCCCGTCGGCCTCCTCATCCGCAAGGGCACCGACCACGTCTACGTCGTCGTCGAAGAAGGCCAGGAAAGCCCCATGCGCCTCCTCGACCACAACGGCCTCGACGTCCAGTCCAACGAAGCCGTCAACGACGCCCACGCCAAACTCACCGAAGTCAAAGACCAGTACGGCCTCAAACGCATCACCAAGCCCCAGGAACAGCACGGCGCCTACTCCTTCTACTTCGAAGACCTCAACAGCTGCTGGTGGGAGATCCTCGCCGGCCGCGAACACGGCTACTCCTTCGCCTACGCCGACCCCCACCGCGACATGACCGCCAAGGACGACATCGACCCCGACCTCATGGACCACGCCTTCGACGACAACTTCATCGGCGACCTCACCGCCAAACGCGCCCAAACCGACAACACCTGA
- a CDS encoding NAD(P)/FAD-dependent oxidoreductase translates to MPSNIAVVGASVAGVEAVLALRGAGYDGRLTLVGADPELPYNPTPLSKELLTGDMEEDDIRLLPEEEFENLDVGLRLGRPAKGLDLAERRVDVDGSPLPYDGLIIATGSRAVRPRGWFGREGVHTLRTLDDARRVHEAMTQGRPSVVVVGAGFIGCEIAAAARHHGLDVTLVEAAASPLLRAVPAALAAPVVRLQEARGVRVVCGVGVARLLGGIRVDKVELTDGTLLDADLVVVGVGAVPATDWLDGSGLSVEDGVITDATLRTTAPGVYAVGDAARWPHPATGDPIRVEHWTNAREQGRRAALNLLDPRAAQPYTGVPYVWSDQFGQRFQLAGTAHAKHLHFLDGGPDDESYLAVLGDGETVVGAVGFGGTPRQFNKARRLVADGTAWAEAVSRHE, encoded by the coding sequence ATGCCCAGCAACATCGCCGTGGTCGGCGCCAGCGTCGCCGGTGTCGAGGCCGTGCTGGCCCTGCGGGGCGCCGGCTACGACGGCCGGCTCACCCTCGTGGGCGCCGACCCCGAACTCCCCTACAACCCGACCCCGCTGTCCAAGGAACTCCTCACCGGCGACATGGAGGAGGACGACATCCGCCTGCTGCCGGAGGAGGAGTTCGAGAACCTGGACGTCGGCCTGCGGCTGGGTCGTCCCGCGAAGGGTCTCGATCTGGCGGAGCGCCGGGTGGACGTCGACGGGTCCCCGCTCCCCTACGACGGACTGATCATCGCCACCGGTTCGCGGGCCGTGCGCCCCAGGGGCTGGTTCGGCCGGGAAGGGGTGCACACCCTGCGCACTCTCGACGACGCCCGCCGCGTCCACGAGGCGATGACCCAGGGCCGTCCGTCGGTGGTGGTGGTCGGGGCCGGGTTCATCGGCTGCGAGATCGCCGCCGCCGCACGCCACCACGGCCTGGACGTCACCCTCGTCGAGGCCGCGGCGTCCCCTCTGCTGCGGGCCGTCCCCGCCGCACTCGCCGCGCCCGTGGTACGCCTCCAAGAGGCCCGCGGTGTACGGGTGGTGTGCGGCGTCGGGGTGGCCCGGCTGCTGGGCGGGATCCGGGTCGACAAGGTCGAACTCACCGACGGCACCCTCCTGGACGCGGACCTCGTCGTCGTCGGAGTCGGCGCGGTTCCGGCGACCGACTGGCTGGACGGTTCGGGGCTGTCCGTGGAGGACGGCGTGATCACCGACGCGACCCTGCGGACCACCGCGCCCGGCGTCTACGCCGTCGGAGACGCGGCCCGCTGGCCGCATCCCGCGACCGGTGACCCCATCCGGGTCGAGCACTGGACCAACGCCCGGGAGCAGGGTCGGCGAGCGGCTCTGAACCTCCTCGACCCGCGGGCCGCACAGCCGTACACCGGAGTGCCCTACGTGTGGTCCGACCAGTTCGGGCAGCGCTTCCAGCTCGCCGGCACCGCACACGCCAAGCACCTCCACTTCCTCGACGGGGGCCCCGACGACGAGAGCTATCTCGCTGTGCTCGGCGACGGCGAGACGGTCGTCGGCGCCGTGGGGTTCGGCGGCACTCCCCGGCAGTTCAACAAGGCCCGCCGTCTGGTCGCCGACGGCACCGCCTGGGCGGAGGCCGTCAGCCGGCACGAGTGA
- a CDS encoding 2Fe-2S iron-sulfur cluster-binding protein, with the protein MLIIHDRKGGRVEFEPAPGKPLMPQLRHQKVGIIGLCNGNAVCGSCHVYVDKERLDQLPEPDEFELERIEELPDRRDNSRLTCQFEYTPELDGIEITVAPRS; encoded by the coding sequence ATGTTGATCATCCATGACCGCAAGGGCGGCCGTGTCGAGTTCGAGCCCGCCCCGGGCAAGCCCCTGATGCCCCAACTACGCCACCAGAAGGTCGGCATCATCGGCCTGTGCAACGGCAACGCCGTATGCGGGTCCTGCCACGTCTACGTCGACAAGGAACGGCTCGACCAACTGCCCGAACCGGACGAGTTCGAGCTGGAACGCATCGAGGAACTCCCCGACCGCCGCGACAACTCCCGCCTCACCTGCCAGTTCGAATACACACCCGAACTCGACGGCATCGAGATCACCGTCGCACCACGCAGCTGA
- a CDS encoding fumarylacetoacetate hydrolase family protein — MKLVRVHGAGTGLLVGPPGAEVVVDIPRALAELRRGEPGLVAALEPYFPAIGGSWVPLIARWGEVCGFLRALAEIAADGDAVAAASRPLEDVRLEPPLPDPGVRIFALGGNFPAHGSGMAAVMDVPESVRQGAAGGNPPWGFYVIPGTVVGQDAVVSPPSGTRKLDYEAELAVVLGGGDHEPGSDEIDIWGYTVWNDFSIRDEALGLTKIDHGPLTWSLTKNFRTGHSCGPCMVVDEPIPDGGLGITCKVNGELRQDGNTLQMQYSFGTTAAHVSSWAPLAGGDMILSGTPAGAAMEGGLDGPFLKDGDHVEAGVEGVGLLRNSIVMKD; from the coding sequence ATGAAGCTTGTGCGTGTCCATGGCGCTGGAACCGGTCTGCTGGTGGGTCCTCCCGGTGCGGAGGTGGTCGTCGACATCCCGCGGGCCCTCGCGGAACTGCGCCGGGGTGAGCCGGGCCTGGTGGCGGCTCTGGAGCCGTACTTCCCGGCGATCGGCGGAAGCTGGGTCCCGCTGATCGCGCGGTGGGGCGAGGTGTGCGGATTTCTGCGGGCGCTGGCGGAGATCGCCGCCGACGGAGACGCCGTGGCCGCCGCGTCCCGGCCCCTGGAGGACGTGCGCCTGGAGCCGCCCCTGCCGGATCCGGGCGTCCGCATCTTCGCGCTCGGCGGCAACTTCCCGGCGCACGGCTCGGGCATGGCCGCGGTCATGGACGTCCCGGAATCGGTGCGGCAGGGGGCGGCGGGCGGCAATCCGCCGTGGGGCTTCTACGTCATCCCCGGCACGGTCGTGGGCCAGGACGCGGTGGTCTCTCCGCCGTCCGGCACCCGGAAGCTCGACTACGAGGCCGAACTCGCGGTCGTGCTCGGCGGGGGAGACCACGAACCCGGGAGCGACGAGATCGACATCTGGGGATACACGGTCTGGAACGACTTCAGCATCCGGGACGAGGCGCTCGGCCTCACCAAGATCGACCACGGACCGCTGACCTGGTCCCTCACGAAGAACTTCCGCACGGGGCACAGCTGTGGACCGTGCATGGTGGTCGACGAGCCCATCCCGGACGGCGGTCTCGGCATCACATGCAAGGTCAACGGCGAGCTGCGCCAGGACGGCAACACCCTGCAGATGCAGTACAGCTTCGGCACCACCGCCGCGCACGTGTCCAGCTGGGCGCCCCTCGCCGGCGGCGACATGATCCTCTCGGGGACCCCGGCGGGTGCCGCCATGGAAGGAGGCCTCGACGGCCCGTTCCTCAAGGACGGCGACCACGTCGAGGCAGGAGTCGAGGGCGTCGGCCTGCTGCGCAACAGCATCGTGATGAAGGACTGA